The nucleotide sequence attaccTATTATGCGAACTGACCGAAGCTCAGGGGCGGACTGGCCATAAGAGCTGCCGGAGAAATCCCGGTAGGCCCTGGTAAGAAAGTGGGCCCTTTTGGTGAAAAAGGGGCCCCTCTagtcataaatttttgataaaattcaaaagtatgcaactttttttggtaataattgaGAGTTTGGGGCCCCGTGTCGAAAAGACAATGGAAAATGGGCCCTTCATAAACAAATATACCTCAATTTCTATCATTTCCCGGTAGGTCAGTCCGCCCCTGCCGAAGCTTAAGTGATAATATgcgtataagtaggtatgtttacAATTTGCACAAAGTTGATTCAATTTAATTGGGATCTCAAGCAATTAGGTCCTATCCCTATCCACTTCCCGAAATCTGTAAGAGTAGCCCTTTTTTCATGCTGAATTGCCTATGTCAATGAAAGATAGGATTGAAGAAGAGTGGATACAATTTAGCAACGTGGCTATTAAGACGAATAATATTTTATCCGTAGGAAAAGCTTCCAAAGCAAAAAGCTACGAGATCAATGGACATTGAAAAACTTTAATCTAGCTAAATTGTCGATTTCATTCACTAAATTCAtaccatttaaaaaaagaaaaagcgtGTGGGCAAAACCAAGAAATTCGTGTTGAAAATTCTCGacattgaatggaaaaaataggtataatataggtgtacatgtacctatgtaatttagaattttttaccAAACCTACTTGATGAAAAGTGCAAAAGCCATACCTACTCATGGTTAGATTTTCATCAGCTCAAATGCGTAGATATTTAAACTTACTTATTGAGTAGTGCTGGTAGGAGGAACTCGTTGCACGCAACTGCTATCAACCGAATCGTCGTCTTCTGATTCATCCCATTCATCAGGATCGACGCCATTATTCATCGCTTCGTCTTCTTCTCCCGGAGGTGCTGGAATGGCAAAATCACTAGAATCAGTTTCCTGATCAGTACTTCCTTCTGCAAGTTGGTCGATTTCAGGAGGTGGAATGTCTATCGATGAACCCACGCTAATTGGTTCGATATTTTTCACCGAATCTTTATCTTCTTCTCGATCGGTATCACTTTCGTCTTTATTTACGTTGTTGATATTGCTATCGAAACTTTCAGCTTTTGATGGTCTCGGTTCGAAAATCAACTCTTCCATAAGATCTTGTTCTAGTAAACAACTGGTACCACTTTCTTCTTCCTTGAGTAGTTGGACTGATTCATCTTGTAATGCGAACTCTGTCTGTTGAGGGGCAGGAATGATATCGTCTTTCAATTCCGACGCAGATTCGGAAATAGAATCATCTTTGGCTTCTGACGAGGTTACTTCTTCCTTGCTATCTTCAAGCACAGACTCCATTATATGAGAAGTGTCCCGCATAATTGACGCTGAAAAATCGTCGGTAATATCGTCGTTTTcggcgattttgaaaatggcgtcTATTTCGCAAACGTTACTACTCTTGGTGATGAATCCTCGCTTTTTAGGCTCGCATTGTATGCCTTCGATTAAGTCTAAAGTATCACAAATACCAACGCATGGAGGTGGTTCTTCTTCCACCTCGTGACAAGGCATTTCTACTTCATCGTCACTTTTGAATTCGATAATCGTTTCTTTGTCAGTCGAAACATTGTTCGAATTGTTTGACTCGCCATCGCCATTAGTCGCAGCATCTTCCTCGGCATCGACTGGAGATGAGGCGACGTTCGATGTCTCATCAACGACTTCTATTACCGTATCCTGATGTTCTAGACTTATCACGGTATCCTGACGTTCTAAGCTTATTACTGTATCTTGACGTTCTAAGCTAGTTACTGTATCTTGGCGTATAGGAACAGTGTTTTGAGTGACTTTGGAGATGTCGAACAAATCTTCGCGTTCGACTACTTCGGCTacttcgattattttttcacttttattactAATAGTCTCTTGTAACTCTACCATCAAAGAGTCGTGATGTAATTGATCTTGAGCTGATATGCTAGGCGGCCTGGGCGACATGCTAGGAGGTGGCCGCTCAGTTACCGTCGTGTTTGTTGACAACGCGGTGTCAAGATGCGATTTATACACCGAAGGTTCGGTTAGCTTTTCCAGACATTCTTGTATAGCTGGACCTTGAATTGAGCACGAATTTTCCGACGATGTATCGGAGCCGGCCACAGGGGATGGTGTTCTTGAAAAAGTAGCCATGTAATGTAATTGACGATCCGTATAATCGGAAGTGTTTTCGACAACCACTACAGGTTGCTCGATGTTTAAATTCTGCGTACTAATGTCCTTGAATTCTGTTTCTGACGACGTTTGCTTCGAGTCTAATACTGGCTCCTCGCTTGTTTGAGAATAACGATTTGGCACCGAATTGATTGTACTGGTTTCCGCCGTTTGCGTTTCATACACCCAAGACTGCGGATATTGCTTTGCGAATAATGATGCATTCTCATTATCATCGGAATCGGATTTTACCTGTTGAGATTcaacttaattttaaaataggtacaattGAAGGCCGAACATCACTTATATTCTTGTTTTAATGCGATTGGCGCTATGCGTTACGCTCTTTTTTAAttgtttcccaatttttttatttttttgtttgcttttgaagattttgttttgaaatttggaaaataaatcgaattttcgtcaatttaaaCGACCATTTTGAAACAACTCAATGACCCATATTGgctatttattcatttttaatatattttcttttttttaaaatccgttttattttaatttttatcaattaataGGCCTACGCAGGATGTTActaataataaatgaataaatagatTTAAGCAATGTTAAAGTATGATAATACTAAATAAATTAAATGGAAGAAAACAATATAAGGTAtgtctacctattttttttaaaaagcagatACGAATAAGATATTAGTCGGTAGGTACTTTCATACATAAAGAGAGATATCGAGGATGGAATTCGTTAGAAAAAATGGACgtaatactgttttttttttttttttttttttttttacaaaatgaatgcatgttaatattttttgaaaatcatttccacaaaaaaaattaaataagagGATAAGTAGGTCCTCACATCAAAACTCTTTTAACTCTttaaacacacaaaaaaatcatcagctAATCTTTTGCTTTTGTAAAGGATAAGTACGTAATAGCCTAATAGGTATATATAATACCTACGTTTTCAttcagggtgcgcagaaatatcgactAAGTAATCCCAAAGAAaagctttttgtaaaaaaatatgtgtcattggcaacgtgaaatagatgcatgtGATTGGTAGAATGTTATCActtcagtccaacaaccaatcatgtgatATCATTATTGTTACCtacattcactgtgaccaaccgaaacatttaatacaaaacttttttgagggtTAGTACCTACTCAATATTTCTGTTTCTGCGCACCCTATATAGATAGATATACATTCAATTAAGAAAAGTAAAACAAGTAAACGAATACATCAGAATATGTAACTGATGATGAGTGATATTGCTTATAACTTCATAGTAGGTAAAAGGTATTTGAATTGAACATGTTCATGAGATAatatcaaaaacacaacattacGTCAGCAAATGAGTAACAGAATAGCTAAgacttttcaaattaattgaCCACATTTTACACTCCTTTGGTAACTTTTCGCGGTAACTTCTTAAGCTCTACATGCCGGTTTGTTTGTACAGAATATTACATTACATCtatgtacctattcaaataGATTCAATTCCTTTATCACACAACTTTTTGAAGCACATCATATGAGTTCGGAATTTGGAACATCATGGAATGGATAAAAAAGGCAGTAAATGtataaatgaggaaaaaaatagcctctaaataaaaattagtacctacctacctactgcttttttttttgataattttcaaaagtaaggaAGTAGATACTACACCTGGGCTAATTTTTAACTCTAAATTGAAACCACTGTTATTTTCTAATTAACGcttaaaatacatatgtataggataattaaaaattagaagTTTTAATGCTTTACCCGCGGAAGAACGTATTCTGTGTCTGACAACATATCCTGTTTTTCCTTCTTATTGTTATTATACACTTTCTCATGATACTGCATTGAACAGAACGTTATCTGAGAATCGACAAATGATATCACTGCTGCCACTACAGTACTGAGACTTGTTATTGTTCGAGCTaccgaaacaaaaaattcaataaaaattgtaaatgatgttaggaaaggaaaaataattcaaagatAGTGTAGATATATTGTTTGATAATAATTGATGGAATCCTGCGCGAAAATCTTTCAATGCGACCTTAAAGTAAAAGTCACTATATACAATGTGTATTCTTAAGGAGAGTTCATCGAACGAAAAGGAAGTCATTTCTTTTTCCTCGTTCCTCGAACACACAGCGATAtatattcgtaaaaaaataaaataaaatataatataccCAACACATGAGTCGGAATAGAAATATCAAGACAGAACAAGTTAATTGAGATACATATTCTCAGGCTTGCGCCATAACGagagattaaaaaaataaaaaaaagctaAATACTTGTACCTAAGGTGCATGACATGAGCATGACACATGGGGGAGGAGTTAAGAGTTATTTTAGGTCACCTAACTGCAGCTGTATTATAAATTTGAGACTCCGAAATCAAAATCACTTTTCACTTAAATGAtgtataaatatttatttttattatcatcgAGAATAACCCTTCACAGCAAAAGAAGAaaagcaattttgacaaatttctccAACAATCAACAGTTTGGTAGCGAAAATTATTTTAGCATTGGTACTCGTGGGTAGATAGCTGAAAAATACTTAACTTCGACTAAAATAGTCACGAATTGAACTTCATCACAGGACAAATTAGATATTAATCATGAATTtctatggaaaaattttaatttcgataatAAGACGTGGAACGAAAGAATCCCGCGCATTGGactcgtaaataaaaatttattacttaccGTAAAGAACCAACATTTTTAGATTTCCCTGctcgatcaattttttagcaGCTTCAGGTAATAAAATGTGCCATTCTCCTACTTCCAAGATTACTAGGTTTACTACGTTTGCGATTAACACCGAAACCGCTAAATAAAGAAACGTCCTTTGCTTCCGCAGAGTCCATTTTCCAATTAATGCTATCACTGCTCCTCCGACtccgaaaaaaatgttctgaaatacgtaagtaggtaaatgtttTTGTACGtgagatttttcatcatatAATAACATAGGTAACTAAGTATAAGTATCGCTTAGGTACCCATGTacataaaaattataatcagttgctttaatattttatttgtttaaccTAACGTCAACTGTTTAACGCAGCAATTCGGTAGATTTCAATCCccatacctaattttttatgaCCACAGCGTTACTTAATACTTCCACACGATacgtaaattacaaattaaaaatctggcacagtaacaaaaaaaaatctagtaaaaattgatgaataatatGGGTAAATATGTGAATTTTCGGTAGTGTATCTAcatatacgtatgtacctattacgtatttaaaaaatatttttatgcagGCACCGGGCACccacccagttgaccaaatgctagcaaattttgtgctagcgtaaatggtgccggaatttgagacacttttttaaaaaaatgctagcaaatcagttgcgattaggtcgcattagagtagcagaattgcgcacaaatagctagcacgtagctggcacaaagctagcaaaaagctagcattttgttggcactttgctctgcattctgctacgtacatgcgactaaatcgcgactgatttgctagcaatttttgcaaaaagtgtctcatattccggcaccatttacgctagcgcaaattatgctagcaggaagctagcattttgctagcgtagaaacactttgatcagtaaagtaattactattaattaatttttaaaaattctgggtgtttcctttaacaggtggtagttttccaggaaattccaaaaattaggcgactgtcccagctcagaggtagcataacgctagcaatgctagcatcttgggacagtataagaagagtgatgtcacttttcttacttttcaacaagataccaccttgagcttatattcaacttgatgacacactttatctaagagtagcaaactataccatgagagagatcgacgctagcaattcgctagcattatgctagcgcttaggttgaaaaatctctttattaaataaaaaatggaagttttttttttaaatagaaaaattgtcaaaatttaaaatttgaaaatgaagcatcaaacaaaccatgaaaatgaaaaatttcaaaaacatttgaacaacattttagtccacggcaatgggggtaattgcaccccctgcagatcctccgggacaactttttccttaaaggggacatcctaaggaacattttaaagcaaacttgctgaaaaaaaattggccttactcacaaaatggcggcaattttgattaaaaggtcagccgaaatcacagatttcgcgtttcaacataggacgtgcacgaaatttttcaaaccttacaaacatagatcgaaagatcatgcaaaaattcatcacctgtcaaaatttcaagtggtaaagtacctttttcgatttttggtgaattttcaaaaatcaaattttggccaaaatgtgagaaaaaatcaaaattttaccaaattgaccaagaaacctgacatttgggatataccctattttcgacatgccaaatcgatgggaaacggtttcaacttgttttgagcagttctggagcctccagcagatttttgaaactcaaattgaagttgtaaagctcaaatttattctgaaaactaatttcaatacgctacgaagtactgcaggtgaatttcaagtcgttttggagcctccagcgactctttgaaaattcctgaagcctccagcagatttttgaaactttaaattttcacaaaatttcagaatttcctaaaagtagctggaagcttcaagaaactagagatatgcttacatttttctagagccagatggctaagtaaatgctagctcagagatgcaagaatattacctgaagtttcctatcataaaactgtgagcaggtaacatattagtcagtgatacgctggcattaagcgagcaggtatagagtgaggcaaaagctagctgagatatgcgagaatattgcttgaactttcttggcatagaattgcaagcaagtatccatcagtgatacgctagcatcaggcgagcatgtatgaagtgaagtaaaagctagctgagatatgcgagaatattgcttgaactgtcctagcatagaattgcgagcaagtatccgccagtaatacgctagcataaggcgagcaagttaaagtgaagtaaaagctagctgagagtcgctggaaaacagctcgaaaattgctagaattgaatttgctagcgaaaaactgcaagaaaatcgcttacttttagcgagataattattgctggccacaaaaggcgagtaaattgctagcaacttatcaaaacgcgaataaaacgctagctttttgctagcatgtggtcaactgggcaAGTAAAAATGAAGCAATCTTATCTCAGCTTCTGTAttcttaaatttaaaatttttaattaaa is from Planococcus citri chromosome 1, ihPlaCitr1.1, whole genome shotgun sequence and encodes:
- the LOC135831860 gene encoding dentin sialophosphoprotein-like, which codes for MCITWPHICFTIHLLWCMIYIVIGSVQLVSGVFFFVSLPILKLGSNIWVGIWNIFFGVGGAVIALIGKWTLRKQRTFLYLAVSVLIANVVNLVILEVGEWHILLPEAAKKLIEQGNLKMLVLYARTITSLSTVVAAVISFVDSQITFCSMQYHEKVYNNNKKEKQDMLSDTEYVLPRVKSDSDDNENASLFAKQYPQSWVYETQTAETSTINSVPNRYSQTSEEPVLDSKQTSSETEFKDISTQNLNIEQPVVVVENTSDYTDRQLHYMATFSRTPSPVAGSDTSSENSCSIQGPAIQECLEKLTEPSVYKSHLDTALSTNTTVTERPPPSMSPRPPSISAQDQLHHDSLMVELQETISNKSEKIIEVAEVVEREDLFDISKVTQNTVPIRQDTVTSLERQDTVISLERQDTVISLEHQDTVIEVVDETSNVASSPVDAEEDAATNGDGESNNSNNVSTDKETIIEFKSDDEVEMPCHEVEEEPPPCVGICDTLDLIEGIQCEPKKRGFITKSSNVCEIDAIFKIAENDDITDDFSASIMRDTSHIMESVLEDSKEEVTSSEAKDDSISESASELKDDIIPAPQQTEFALQDESVQLLKEEESGTSCLLEQDLMEELIFEPRPSKAESFDSNINNVNKDESDTDREEDKDSVKNIEPISVGSSIDIPPPEIDQLAEGSTDQETDSSDFAIPAPPGEEDEAMNNGVDPDEWDESEDDDSVDSSCVQRVPPTSTTQ